One segment of Gemmatimonadota bacterium DNA contains the following:
- a CDS encoding Na+:solute symporter: MTHLLAQTAAVAAGFHFATIDWVIISVSIAVSFLPALFFWRRASSGTGEFFTAGRAAPWWLVGISMVATTFSTDTPNLVTNMVRERGVSENWLWWSFLLTGMMTVFFYARLWRRSGVLTDLEFYEIRYSGKPAKILRGFRAVYLGLFFNCVIMATVNLAAAKIGNVVLGWPMERTLVVCAVMTIFFASVSGLWGVLVTDTIQFGITMTGTFAVAYFALQQPEVGGLAGLMAKVPARTLALLPDFGDWTVAATVFVIPLTVQWWSVWYPGAEPGGGSYIAQRMLASKTEKDAVIGTLLFNVMHYALRPWPWIIVALASTLVYPQLSDIASAMPYVKPSLIGNDMAYPAMMKFLPAGFLGLVVAGTLAAYRSTIETHLNWGTSYLVHDFYRRFLKPGKSEKHYVLMGRLTTAALMVCAALMTYALGTAKEAFDLILSIGAGTGLLYLLRWFWWRVSAWSEIAAMASSFIVALGFFIARKNGFEVASHVSLLVTVATTTVVWIVTTLVAPPAERATLESFYKLVRPAGPGWKPIAATSGVVPAGDSIAAAMLAWVLGCTFVYSGLFGTGSLLYGRMPQFYLWLASFLISGFWLSRVLSGFWSKAE; the protein is encoded by the coding sequence ATGACGCACCTCTTGGCGCAGACGGCCGCTGTGGCGGCGGGCTTTCATTTTGCGACGATCGACTGGGTCATTATTTCGGTGTCGATCGCGGTGAGCTTCTTGCCAGCGCTGTTCTTTTGGCGGCGCGCGAGTTCGGGGACGGGGGAGTTCTTTACGGCGGGGCGTGCCGCGCCGTGGTGGCTCGTCGGTATCTCCATGGTGGCGACGACCTTCAGCACCGACACGCCGAACCTCGTCACGAACATGGTGCGCGAACGTGGCGTGAGCGAAAACTGGCTCTGGTGGTCGTTTCTGCTCACCGGCATGATGACGGTGTTCTTCTACGCGCGGCTCTGGCGTCGGTCGGGCGTGCTGACGGATCTCGAGTTCTATGAGATCCGCTATTCCGGCAAGCCGGCCAAGATCCTGCGCGGCTTCCGCGCCGTCTACCTCGGCCTGTTTTTCAACTGCGTGATTATGGCCACGGTGAATCTTGCCGCCGCCAAGATCGGTAACGTGGTGCTGGGCTGGCCGATGGAGCGCACGCTGGTGGTCTGCGCCGTGATGACGATCTTCTTTGCGTCGGTAAGCGGGCTGTGGGGCGTGCTCGTGACCGACACGATTCAGTTCGGCATCACCATGACCGGCACCTTTGCGGTGGCGTACTTTGCGCTGCAACAGCCGGAGGTTGGCGGTTTGGCGGGGCTCATGGCCAAGGTACCGGCGCGCACGCTGGCGTTGCTCCCGGACTTCGGCGATTGGACGGTGGCGGCCACAGTCTTCGTGATTCCGCTGACGGTGCAGTGGTGGAGCGTCTGGTACCCAGGCGCCGAGCCCGGCGGCGGTAGCTACATCGCGCAGCGCATGCTGGCGAGCAAGACGGAAAAGGACGCGGTGATCGGTACGCTGTTGTTCAACGTCATGCACTACGCGCTGCGTCCGTGGCCGTGGATCATTGTCGCACTCGCATCGACGTTGGTGTATCCGCAGCTCAGCGACATCGCATCGGCCATGCCCTACGTAAAGCCGTCGCTCATTGGCAACGATATGGCCTATCCGGCGATGATGAAGTTCCTGCCGGCTGGGTTCCTTGGGCTGGTGGTCGCGGGCACGCTCGCGGCATATCGCTCCACCATCGAAACGCATCTCAACTGGGGCACGAGCTATCTCGTGCACGATTTCTACCGGCGCTTCCTGAAGCCGGGGAAGAGCGAGAAGCACTACGTGCTGATGGGGCGTTTGACCACGGCCGCGCTGATGGTGTGTGCGGCGTTGATGACCTACGCGCTCGGCACTGCCAAGGAAGCCTTTGACCTTATTCTGTCGATCGGCGCCGGTACGGGTCTGTTGTATCTGCTGCGCTGGTTCTGGTGGCGTGTGAGTGCGTGGAGTGAGATCGCGGCGATGGCCAGTTCGTTTATTGTGGCGCTCGGGTTCTTTATTGCGCGCAAAAATGGATTTGAAGTGGCCTCGCACGTATCGCTGCTCGTGACGGTGGCCACGACAACAGTCGTCTGGATTGTGACGACGCTCGTGGCGCCGCCGGCCGAACGAGCGACGCTTGAGTCGTTCTATAAGCTCGTGCGGCCGGCTGGGCCGGGGTGGAAGCCGATTGCGGCAACCTCCGGCGTTGTGCCGGCGGGTGATTCCATTGCAGCGGCCATGCTCGCGTGGGTGTTGGGGTGCACGTTCGTGTATTCGGGGCTCTTTGGCACCGGCAGTTTGCTGTATGGTCGTATGCCGCAGTTCTATCTCTGGCTGGCGTCGTTCCTCATTAGCGGCTTCTGGTTGTCGCGCGTGTTGAGCGGATTCTGGTCGAAGGCCGAGTGA
- the atpB gene encoding F0F1 ATP synthase subunit A: MKSRSILFALLASAFVAAAPVLRAQEPQGAAAPAVAAEAQAKAAEAPAAAKVDIITPHITDAHAIEVPWPSLEEGFLTKEIELPRWAPVHIGSVEVDLSPTKHVVMLLVAALLACLILVGAARSQARSARTGRPPKGYANAIEAMVLYIRNEVILPNVGHHGEGFVPYLLTIFFFILFANLLGLVPYMSTATGNIAVTATLAILTFLVIEIAGMKALGKGYINTIIFWPHDMPLMMRVPMSMILSPVELLGKFTKPFALTIRLFANMTAGHIVVLAFVGMIFTFHSFVVAPLPLAMAVAIMFLELMVAFLQAFIFTLLSSVFIGLVRESHH; encoded by the coding sequence ATGAAATCCCGTTCCATTCTGTTCGCGCTGCTCGCCTCTGCGTTTGTTGCCGCCGCGCCTGTCCTGCGCGCGCAAGAGCCGCAGGGTGCCGCCGCGCCGGCTGTTGCCGCTGAGGCGCAGGCCAAGGCTGCCGAGGCGCCCGCTGCGGCCAAGGTCGACATCATCACGCCGCACATCACCGACGCGCACGCCATTGAAGTGCCGTGGCCGAGCCTCGAAGAAGGGTTCCTCACCAAGGAAATCGAACTGCCGCGGTGGGCACCGGTGCATATCGGCTCGGTGGAAGTCGATCTCTCGCCGACCAAGCACGTGGTGATGTTGCTCGTGGCCGCGTTGTTGGCCTGTCTGATTCTCGTGGGCGCGGCGCGGAGTCAGGCGCGCAGCGCGCGCACGGGGCGGCCGCCGAAGGGCTATGCCAACGCCATTGAAGCGATGGTGCTGTACATCCGCAACGAAGTGATCCTTCCGAACGTGGGACATCACGGGGAAGGGTTCGTGCCGTATTTGCTCACGATCTTCTTTTTCATTCTCTTCGCCAACCTGCTCGGGCTCGTGCCCTATATGAGCACGGCGACGGGCAATATTGCCGTGACGGCGACGCTCGCGATCCTCACCTTCCTCGTGATTGAGATTGCGGGCATGAAGGCGTTGGGCAAGGGCTACATCAACACCATCATCTTCTGGCCGCACGACATGCCACTGATGATGCGCGTGCCGATGTCGATGATCCTCTCGCCCGTGGAACTGCTCGGGAAGTTCACCAAGCCGTTCGCGCTCACGATTCGTTTGTTCGCCAACATGACGGCGGGACACATCGTGGTGCTGGCCTTTGTGGGGATGATCTTCACGTTCCATTCGTTTGTCGTGGCGCCGCTGCCGTTGGCGATGGCCGTTGCGATCATGTTTTTGGAGTTGATGGTGGCGTTTTTGCAGGCGTTCATTTTTACGCTGCTGTCGAGTGTGTTCATTGGGTTGGTGCGGGAGTCGCACCACTAG
- a CDS encoding galactokinase produces MSEPSRSRLYVVPGRVELVGKHVDYAGGRSLTCAVDRAIHVRATAIDEPVLKVGDGGRRGRVVMPLSPNAKSGWPRWATYVSAVARRFARDFPHARRGVQVKLRSDLPPSAGLSSSSAFIVAMATALVDANEMEQDARWREAVPDLLARAEYFAAMETGAPFGPFAGDEGVGVRGGAQDPIAMICGADHAASQFSYIPARLERRVPWPIEMVLVIGVSGVKATKTGNARRQYNRASDAMRWLVARWNTETRRDDATVAAALAADTAASTIIERLAKAGGGGFEGRYLAPRFDQFREECEVIVPSVGDALARGDYAALGRFVDRSQELAERALGNQVPQTIHLARSARTLGAAAASAFGAGFGGAVWAMVPASDAERFEAEWRAGYAAQFPQYAEKSKWLVTKPGPPVREETE; encoded by the coding sequence GTGAGCGAACCGTCGCGATCGCGCCTGTACGTGGTCCCGGGGCGCGTGGAGCTCGTCGGCAAACATGTGGACTATGCGGGTGGTCGGTCGCTGACGTGCGCGGTAGATCGGGCGATTCACGTGCGCGCCACGGCGATTGACGAGCCGGTGTTGAAGGTGGGCGACGGCGGACGACGCGGACGAGTGGTGATGCCCTTGTCTCCGAACGCGAAGAGTGGTTGGCCTCGCTGGGCCACCTATGTGTCGGCGGTGGCGCGGCGCTTTGCGCGAGACTTCCCCCACGCGCGGCGCGGTGTGCAGGTCAAACTCCGCAGTGACCTGCCTCCGTCGGCGGGGCTCAGCAGCTCGAGCGCATTCATTGTGGCGATGGCGACGGCGCTGGTCGATGCCAATGAGATGGAGCAGGACGCGCGCTGGCGCGAGGCCGTGCCGGATCTCTTGGCGCGCGCGGAATATTTTGCGGCGATGGAAACAGGTGCGCCGTTCGGCCCCTTTGCGGGTGACGAGGGCGTGGGGGTTCGCGGTGGTGCGCAGGACCCGATTGCAATGATTTGCGGTGCGGATCATGCGGCTTCTCAGTTCAGCTACATCCCGGCGCGCCTAGAGCGGCGCGTGCCGTGGCCGATCGAGATGGTGCTGGTGATCGGCGTGAGTGGTGTGAAGGCCACGAAGACGGGCAATGCGCGGCGGCAATACAATCGTGCGTCGGACGCCATGCGGTGGCTGGTGGCGCGCTGGAATACGGAAACGCGGCGCGACGACGCCACGGTGGCCGCCGCGTTGGCCGCAGACACGGCGGCGAGCACAATCATTGAACGACTCGCAAAGGCGGGCGGTGGCGGCTTTGAGGGACGCTATCTTGCGCCGCGCTTTGATCAATTCCGCGAAGAGTGTGAAGTGATTGTGCCGAGTGTGGGAGACGCGCTGGCGCGTGGCGACTACGCGGCGCTCGGACGTTTTGTGGATCGGTCGCAGGAACTCGCGGAGCGCGCGCTGGGAAATCAGGTGCCGCAGACCATTCATTTGGCGCGCAGTGCGCGCACGCTTGGTGCGGCGGCGGCGAGTGCGTTTGGCGCCGGCTTCGGCGGAGCCGTGTGGGCCATGGTGCCTGCCTCAGATGCTGAGCGGTTTGAAGCCGAGTGGCGAGCCGGCTACGCTGCACAGTTTCCGCAGTACGCCGAGAAGTCGAAATGGCTGGTGACAAAGCCGGGGCCGCCGGTGCGTGAGGAGACGGAGTGA
- a CDS encoding nucleotidyltransferase family protein, producing the protein MTSAVPTSQAVILARGLGTRMKQAAAGALSSEQARAADAGQKGMMPVGRPFLDYVLSALADGGIREVTFVVAPEHEAMHHYFTATAPPARVAVRFAVQDEPRGTAHAVLAARGAVRDAPFLVLNSDNLYSPTAIRELAALGGYGLVAYESESLVRDSGLEEARVLRFALLDIGADDLLCDIREKPAADDPLALRAERWVSMNLWSFEPSFFAACERVTPSPRGELELQDAVTLAMREQRAHFRVVRRREGVLDLSSRDDVSAVAARLAGVDVRP; encoded by the coding sequence GTGACCTCCGCGGTGCCGACCTCGCAGGCGGTGATTCTCGCCCGCGGGCTAGGCACGCGGATGAAGCAAGCGGCGGCGGGCGCGCTGAGCAGTGAACAGGCGCGCGCCGCTGATGCCGGACAGAAGGGGATGATGCCGGTGGGGCGCCCCTTCTTGGATTATGTGTTGTCGGCGCTAGCGGATGGTGGCATTCGTGAGGTCACGTTCGTGGTAGCGCCAGAACACGAGGCGATGCACCATTATTTCACGGCGACCGCGCCTCCTGCGCGCGTCGCCGTTCGCTTTGCGGTGCAGGACGAGCCGCGCGGCACGGCGCACGCGGTGCTTGCCGCGCGCGGTGCGGTGCGGGACGCACCGTTCCTGGTGCTCAATAGCGACAATCTCTATTCGCCAACCGCCATTCGGGAGTTGGCTGCGCTCGGCGGGTATGGCCTCGTGGCGTACGAGTCCGAGTCGCTCGTTCGAGACAGTGGGTTGGAGGAGGCGCGCGTGTTGCGGTTCGCACTCCTCGATATCGGAGCCGATGATTTGCTGTGCGACATTCGGGAAAAGCCGGCGGCCGATGATCCATTGGCGCTACGCGCCGAGCGATGGGTGTCGATGAACCTGTGGTCGTTTGAGCCGTCGTTCTTTGCGGCGTGTGAACGGGTGACGCCGTCTCCGCGGGGGGAGTTGGAACTGCAAGACGCCGTGACGCTCGCGATGCGCGAGCAGCGTGCGCACTTCCGTGTGGTGCGACGGCGCGAGGGCGTGCTCGATCTATCGAGTCGTGACGATGTGTCCGCGGTGGCCGCGCGCCTCGCTGGCGTGGACGTTCGGCCATGA
- a CDS encoding AtpZ/AtpI family protein → MTGTEGPLKDDRASFDEKDVARRRDELLARARGEAPSVGGGGQRLMGLGVQFVVAILLFLYLGTWLDRKFGTAPWMMLLGTFVGAGAGFYSLYRAMVEENRIQDEEAARRK, encoded by the coding sequence GTGACGGGTACCGAAGGGCCTCTGAAGGACGATCGCGCATCCTTTGATGAAAAGGACGTGGCGCGGCGGCGCGACGAGCTGCTGGCTCGGGCGCGAGGGGAGGCGCCGAGTGTGGGGGGCGGGGGGCAGCGACTGATGGGGCTGGGAGTCCAGTTCGTGGTCGCGATTCTGCTCTTTCTGTACCTGGGAACGTGGCTGGACCGGAAGTTTGGGACGGCTCCGTGGATGATGCTGTTGGGGACCTTTGTTGGGGCGGGTGCGGGCTTCTACTCCCTGTACCGGGCGATGGTGGAGGAGAACCGGATTCAGGATGAGGAGGCGGCGCGCCGCAAATGA
- a CDS encoding cupin domain-containing protein — translation MSGKSTVRTVQKPWGHETIWAHTSQYVGKVLHIKAGESLSLQYHEQKDETIFVLRGEMIYRVGDAPGAPLREVILREGEAYRNEPGHVHQMQAVTDCDLLEASTPHLDDVVRLQDRYGRQGTSAP, via the coding sequence ATGAGCGGAAAGTCCACCGTGCGCACGGTGCAGAAGCCGTGGGGGCACGAAACGATTTGGGCGCACACGAGCCAGTACGTGGGCAAGGTGCTGCACATCAAGGCGGGCGAATCGTTGTCGCTGCAGTATCACGAGCAGAAAGACGAGACGATTTTCGTGCTGCGCGGCGAGATGATTTACCGCGTGGGGGACGCGCCGGGCGCGCCGCTGCGCGAAGTGATTTTGCGCGAGGGGGAGGCGTACCGGAACGAGCCCGGCCACGTGCATCAGATGCAGGCGGTCACCGACTGCGACTTGCTCGAGGCGAGCACGCCGCACCTCGATGACGTGGTGCGCCTGCAGGACCGATACGGGCGTCAGGGAACGAGCGCACCGTGA
- a CDS encoding F0F1 ATP synthase subunit delta, giving the protein MRDESIARNYAEALLALAKKANAATEWAGYINAIAGAIEQNVTLQRYLSAPQVSQEAKIAWLSKGLDGKVPPLFVRFLQKLVMNRRQTLIPHIATEYNNLVDLAEGRVHARVTVSRETPEVEVQAISAALGKALGKTVVSHVTVNPKILGGVVVRVGDTVMDGSVKRRLERLRAQMAGR; this is encoded by the coding sequence ATGCGCGACGAATCCATTGCTCGCAACTACGCCGAAGCGTTGCTGGCGCTCGCCAAAAAAGCGAACGCCGCAACGGAGTGGGCGGGGTACATCAACGCCATTGCCGGGGCGATCGAGCAGAATGTGACGCTGCAGCGGTATCTCTCGGCGCCGCAGGTGAGCCAAGAAGCGAAGATCGCCTGGTTGTCGAAGGGGCTCGATGGCAAGGTGCCGCCGCTGTTCGTGCGCTTTTTGCAGAAACTGGTGATGAACCGCCGGCAGACGCTCATTCCGCACATCGCCACTGAGTACAACAACCTGGTGGACCTCGCCGAGGGACGTGTGCACGCACGCGTGACGGTGTCGCGTGAGACGCCAGAGGTGGAGGTGCAGGCGATCAGCGCGGCGCTCGGAAAGGCGCTCGGCAAGACGGTGGTGAGCCACGTCACGGTGAACCCGAAGATTCTCGGGGGCGTGGTGGTGCGCGTGGGTGATACGGTGATGGACGGATCCGTCAAGCGTCGCTTGGAGCGGCTGCGCGCGCAGATGGCGGGCCGATAG
- the atpE gene encoding ATP synthase F0 subunit C: MYPLLQVAGEFNKSYMGAWAMMGAGIGAGLAIIGAGLGIGRVGGQAVEGMARQPEIAGKIQTAALIFAAFIEGAALFAVVVAFAIQGKF; encoded by the coding sequence ATGTATCCGCTTCTGCAGGTCGCCGGTGAGTTCAACAAGAGCTACATGGGCGCGTGGGCCATGATGGGTGCCGGCATCGGCGCTGGTCTGGCGATCATCGGTGCCGGTCTCGGCATCGGCCGCGTGGGCGGCCAGGCCGTCGAAGGCATGGCGCGTCAGCCGGAAATCGCGGGCAAGATCCAGACGGCCGCGTTGATCTTTGCGGCGTTCATCGAAGGCGCCGCGCTGTTTGCCGTCGTCGTCGCGTTCGCCATTCAGGGCAAGTTCTAA
- a CDS encoding BsuPI-related putative proteinase inhibitor, whose protein sequence is MNGRLVFASLSFTALGVAFACGPRPRNSDVPRASHARAKSEAKLTPTLDINVKDGVQFAFRVTNTGDAKVELNFPSGLTHDLVVVDSAGREVWRWSQGRFFTQSLQSRVLRSSDALDYDARWDSIPQGRYTAIATLASDNYPVVQRADFVVR, encoded by the coding sequence ATGAACGGAAGATTGGTTTTTGCGTCGCTCTCATTCACTGCACTCGGTGTCGCATTCGCATGCGGCCCGCGGCCGCGCAACTCCGATGTACCGCGCGCATCGCACGCGCGCGCCAAGAGCGAAGCCAAACTCACGCCGACGCTCGACATCAACGTGAAAGACGGCGTGCAGTTCGCATTCCGCGTCACGAACACCGGCGACGCAAAAGTCGAGCTGAACTTCCCGAGCGGCCTCACGCACGATCTCGTCGTCGTCGACAGCGCGGGGCGCGAAGTGTGGCGCTGGAGTCAGGGGCGCTTCTTCACGCAGTCGCTCCAGAGTCGCGTGCTGCGCTCGAGCGATGCGCTGGATTACGACGCCCGCTGGGACTCCATCCCCCAAGGCCGCTATACCGCGATCGCGACGCTGGCGAGCGACAACTACCCCGTCGTCCAGCGCGCTGACTTCGTCGTCCGCTAG
- a CDS encoding 4Fe-4S dicluster domain-containing protein, with the protein MADSPVDRRAFFSQGFRQVVAKAADAVGARLSGGDHIRPPGAISEAAFLGACTRCGECEKACPVHAIHPLTTEYGFAAGTPVLRIDVQACAMCVDIACARSCPTPALDVPESWRDVQMARITIDADRCVTWRGVSCGVCARVCPAGEDALRINADGHPVLGAACTGCGSCINACITSPSSMIHKPMGSNS; encoded by the coding sequence ATGGCAGACAGCCCAGTTGATCGTCGCGCGTTCTTTTCCCAGGGGTTTCGCCAGGTCGTGGCGAAGGCCGCTGACGCCGTTGGCGCACGGCTCTCCGGCGGCGATCACATCCGGCCGCCTGGGGCTATCTCTGAGGCGGCGTTTTTGGGAGCTTGTACGCGGTGCGGCGAGTGTGAAAAGGCCTGCCCCGTGCACGCGATCCACCCGCTGACGACCGAGTATGGCTTTGCGGCGGGGACGCCTGTGCTTCGGATTGATGTGCAGGCCTGCGCGATGTGCGTGGACATTGCCTGTGCGCGGAGTTGCCCCACGCCAGCGCTCGATGTGCCGGAGTCGTGGCGCGATGTGCAGATGGCGCGCATCACGATTGATGCAGACCGGTGCGTGACCTGGCGCGGCGTGTCGTGCGGGGTGTGTGCGCGGGTTTGCCCAGCGGGAGAAGATGCGCTCCGTATCAACGCGGACGGGCATCCGGTGCTCGGCGCGGCGTGCACGGGCTGTGGAAGCTGCATCAATGCCTGCATTACGAGCCCGAGTTCCATGATACATAAACCAATGGGATCGAATTCATGA
- a CDS encoding Gfo/Idh/MocA family oxidoreductase encodes MSELSRRDLLKGAALAGAALAASATSGAFSPAIAESVDAVHHPEQQPVAPKGRKSMHRVPFERHETVRVGIVGTGLRGRSVLHELLAIEGVKIVALADVVADKAQKAQKMVTDAGQAAPELYTNGDHGFEKLVARDDIDFVYTATPWEWHVPVMLAALAHGKHCGSECPIGTTLKDLWALVDASEKAHKHCLHMENCNYGYTEMMVNRMVHEGAFGEVLHAEAAYLHDLRDILFENRDEGLWRRAWHTRANANLYPTHGLGPVSWYLDVHNGDRFDYMVSMSSPERGLTLHREDKVSDHADAKWQEKYLTGDLNTSILKTVKGKTVMLQHDVSSPRPYTRHNRVQGTKGAFEDYPPRIYLEGMKGGERWNTIDDLKAKFEHPLWTKLGERARTGGHGGMDFVMAYRLVECLREGLVPDYDVYDAAAWSAPFPLSEMSVAKGSAPMKFPDFTRGDWQRKGV; translated from the coding sequence ATGAGCGAGCTTTCGCGGCGGGATCTGTTGAAGGGAGCGGCGCTCGCGGGTGCCGCACTGGCCGCCTCAGCGACGAGCGGCGCATTTTCGCCGGCGATCGCGGAGTCTGTGGACGCGGTGCACCACCCCGAGCAGCAGCCGGTGGCGCCCAAGGGGCGCAAGTCGATGCACCGGGTGCCGTTCGAACGACACGAGACGGTGCGCGTGGGGATTGTCGGCACCGGGCTGCGTGGGCGGTCGGTGCTGCACGAGCTGCTGGCGATTGAAGGGGTGAAGATTGTCGCGCTGGCGGACGTGGTGGCCGACAAAGCGCAGAAGGCACAAAAGATGGTGACCGATGCGGGGCAGGCCGCTCCGGAATTGTATACGAATGGCGATCACGGTTTTGAGAAGCTCGTGGCGCGCGATGACATCGACTTCGTGTACACGGCGACGCCTTGGGAATGGCACGTGCCGGTGATGCTGGCGGCGCTGGCGCACGGCAAGCACTGCGGGAGCGAGTGCCCCATTGGGACCACCTTGAAAGATCTCTGGGCGTTGGTGGATGCGAGTGAGAAGGCGCACAAGCACTGCCTGCACATGGAGAACTGCAACTACGGCTACACCGAGATGATGGTGAACCGGATGGTGCACGAGGGTGCCTTTGGTGAGGTGCTGCACGCGGAGGCTGCGTATCTGCACGACCTCCGCGACATTTTGTTTGAAAATCGCGACGAAGGACTCTGGCGCCGCGCATGGCACACGCGTGCCAACGCCAACCTGTATCCGACGCACGGGCTCGGGCCGGTGAGTTGGTATCTCGACGTGCACAATGGCGACCGGTTCGACTACATGGTGAGCATGAGTTCGCCTGAGCGCGGGCTCACGCTCCATCGTGAAGACAAAGTGTCCGATCACGCCGACGCGAAGTGGCAAGAGAAATACCTCACGGGCGATCTCAACACGAGCATCCTCAAGACGGTGAAGGGGAAGACCGTGATGTTGCAGCATGATGTCTCGAGCCCGCGACCGTACACACGCCACAATCGCGTGCAGGGGACCAAAGGTGCGTTTGAGGATTATCCGCCGCGCATTTATCTCGAAGGGATGAAGGGCGGCGAGCGCTGGAACACGATTGACGATCTGAAAGCGAAGTTCGAGCATCCGCTCTGGACGAAGCTCGGAGAGCGGGCGCGCACCGGCGGGCATGGTGGGATGGACTTTGTGATGGCGTACCGGCTGGTGGAGTGCCTGCGCGAAGGGCTCGTGCCGGACTACGACGTGTACGACGCGGCGGCCTGGAGCGCGCCATTCCCTCTTTCGGAGATGAGCGTGGCGAAAGGCAGCGCACCCATGAAGTTCCCCGATTTCACGCGTGGTGATTGGCAACGGAAGGGCGTATGA
- the atpF gene encoding F0F1 ATP synthase subunit B, which yields MRSMFSRAAALLAIASPLLAQEHEAAKVDLLSPATGLMFWTLVIFLVVFFVLAKFAFGPIVAAVSAREKALEDATAMAKADREEAAKLLAEHRAAIESARGEAQQLIADGRKTAESMRADLLEQTRVQQEQMMERAKRDIEAEKTKAVDALRREAIDLAMAGASKVIEQNLDNAQNRAIVEKYLGSIGTR from the coding sequence ATGCGTTCGATGTTCTCCCGCGCTGCTGCGCTGCTCGCCATTGCCTCGCCCCTGCTCGCGCAGGAGCACGAGGCCGCCAAGGTGGATCTGCTTAGCCCAGCGACCGGATTGATGTTCTGGACGTTGGTCATCTTCCTCGTCGTCTTCTTTGTGCTCGCCAAGTTCGCGTTTGGCCCGATCGTGGCCGCCGTGTCGGCGCGCGAGAAGGCGCTCGAAGACGCGACGGCGATGGCCAAGGCCGATCGTGAAGAGGCCGCCAAACTCCTCGCGGAGCATCGCGCCGCCATTGAATCGGCGCGCGGCGAAGCGCAGCAGCTCATTGCCGACGGCCGCAAAACCGCCGAGTCGATGCGCGCTGACTTGCTCGAACAGACGCGGGTGCAGCAGGAACAGATGATGGAGCGCGCCAAGCGCGACATCGAAGCCGAAAAGACCAAAGCCGTGGACGCACTGCGCCGCGAGGCGATTGATCTCGCGATGGCCGGCGCGAGCAAGGTGATCGAGCAGAATCTCGATAACGCGCAGAACCGCGCGATTGTCGAGAAGTACCTCGGCTCCATCGGGACGCGCTAA
- a CDS encoding sugar phosphate nucleotidyltransferase has protein sequence MKVIIPLAGKGTRLRPHTHTVPKPMLKVAGKPVMDYVLDDVRRLGNVDDVVYITGHLKETVERHVLANYADLGATFVEQKVQDGTAGAVALARDRVDAPVLIIFVDTIFDTDLSVITSSDDDGIIWTKEVEDYQRFGVVVTDANGHMTQIVEKPSTPISKRANIGLYYIKNWQLLFEGIEHTLKQPANKGEYYLTDAFQYMIDHGAKLRVIDVDGWYDAGKLDTLLDTNRVMLGRGRASRPLEYTGSNAEAAGLRITEPVRIEEGAVLERCSVGPNVTIGAGSVIRDSTLRNVIVGVKSMVERCTLTNSMIGDHVVLEGYRGEVSIGDHTELRGA, from the coding sequence GTGAAGGTGATCATTCCGCTGGCCGGCAAGGGGACGCGCCTTCGCCCGCACACGCACACCGTGCCAAAGCCCATGCTCAAGGTGGCAGGGAAGCCGGTGATGGACTACGTGCTTGACGATGTGCGCCGGCTTGGGAATGTGGATGACGTGGTGTACATCACCGGGCATCTCAAGGAGACGGTCGAACGCCACGTGCTGGCGAACTACGCCGACCTCGGCGCGACATTCGTGGAGCAGAAGGTGCAGGACGGCACGGCCGGTGCCGTGGCGCTGGCGCGCGATCGCGTTGACGCGCCAGTGCTGATCATCTTTGTGGACACGATCTTCGACACCGATTTGTCGGTGATCACGTCGAGCGATGACGACGGCATCATCTGGACCAAGGAAGTCGAGGACTACCAGCGCTTCGGTGTGGTAGTGACCGACGCGAACGGCCATATGACGCAGATTGTGGAGAAGCCAAGCACGCCGATCTCGAAACGGGCGAACATTGGGCTCTACTATATAAAGAACTGGCAACTGCTTTTTGAGGGGATTGAACACACGCTCAAGCAGCCGGCGAACAAGGGCGAGTACTACCTCACGGACGCCTTTCAGTACATGATCGATCACGGGGCGAAGCTCCGCGTGATTGATGTGGACGGATGGTACGACGCCGGCAAGCTCGACACGTTGCTCGACACGAACCGCGTGATGCTGGGGCGTGGACGGGCGTCGCGTCCGTTGGAGTATACCGGAAGCAACGCCGAGGCCGCTGGGCTGCGCATTACGGAGCCGGTGCGAATTGAGGAAGGCGCGGTGCTGGAGCGCTGCTCCGTTGGGCCGAACGTGACGATTGGCGCCGGTTCGGTGATTCGCGATTCGACGTTGCGCAATGTGATCGTTGGCGTGAAGAGTATGGTGGAGCGGTGCACGCTCACCAACTCGATGATTGGCGATCACGTGGTGCTTGAGGGATATCGTGGGGAAGTGTCCATTGGCGATCACACCGAACTTCGGGGCGCGTGA